Proteins found in one Flavobacterium channae genomic segment:
- a CDS encoding DMT family transporter, with product MNWILLIIAGLFEVGFASCLGKAKETSGQTMWLWYLGFLICLTISMVLLVKVTKDIPIGTAYAVWTGIGAVGSVLVGIFIFKEPATFWRIFFLMTLIVSIVGLKYVSE from the coding sequence ATGAACTGGATTTTACTAATCATAGCCGGATTATTTGAAGTCGGTTTTGCTAGTTGTTTAGGTAAAGCTAAAGAAACTTCAGGGCAAACCATGTGGTTGTGGTATTTAGGCTTTTTAATTTGTCTTACCATCAGCATGGTGCTATTAGTAAAAGTAACCAAAGATATTCCAATAGGGACAGCGTATGCCGTTTGGACAGGAATTGGAGCCGTAGGAAGCGTTTTAGTCGGGATTTTTATTTTCAAAGAACCGGCAACGTTCTGGCGAATTTTCTTTCTAATGACATTAATTGTCTCTATCGTTGGATTAAAATACGTTTCTGAATAA
- the aroA gene encoding 3-phosphoshikimate 1-carboxyvinyltransferase translates to MNLHLQKSKVKNQELQVTITGSKSETNRLLLLQALYPNLTIDNISNSDDSEVMQKALAFTHYPSPITQTIDVHHAGTAMRFLTAFFAIQEEKEIVLTGSSRMKERPIKILVEALQQLGAEISYVENDGYPPIQIKGKKLTQNKVSLPANVSSQYISALLLIAPKLENGLELTLEGEITSVPYIKMTLALLNEIGIETSFENNKITVCHAKYVGATRLTVESDWSSVSYWYSIVALSEIGTQITLSSYKKNSLQGDAALAEIYKDFGVETLFNENNTITISKEKAHNLLPLTQNLKDCPDIAQTISVTCFGLGIGCDLFGLHTLKIKETDRLEALKAELTKLGAEISVTNDSLHLQPSNSINENIAIKTYQDHRMAMAFAPLALRVPIIIEEAEVVSKSYPDFWNDLKAVGFQIE, encoded by the coding sequence ATGAATTTACATTTACAAAAGTCAAAAGTCAAAAATCAAGAGTTACAAGTTACAATAACGGGAAGTAAATCTGAAACCAATAGATTATTGCTTCTACAAGCGTTGTATCCTAATTTGACTATAGATAATATTTCCAATTCAGATGATTCAGAAGTGATGCAAAAAGCATTAGCTTTCACCCATTACCCATCACCCATCACCCAAACGATAGACGTACATCACGCAGGAACCGCTATGCGTTTTCTTACTGCTTTTTTTGCTATCCAAGAAGAAAAGGAAATTGTTTTAACAGGTTCTTCTAGAATGAAAGAAAGACCAATTAAAATTTTAGTTGAAGCATTACAACAACTGGGAGCTGAGATTTCGTATGTCGAAAACGACGGCTATCCTCCAATTCAAATTAAAGGGAAAAAACTAACGCAAAATAAAGTTTCTCTACCTGCGAATGTAAGTAGCCAATATATTTCGGCTTTGTTGTTGATTGCGCCAAAATTAGAAAATGGTTTGGAATTGACATTAGAAGGTGAAATCACGTCGGTTCCTTATATCAAAATGACGTTAGCATTGTTAAATGAAATTGGGATAGAAACCTCTTTCGAAAATAACAAAATTACAGTTTGTCATGCTAAATATGTCGGAGCAACAAGATTAACTGTTGAATCAGACTGGAGTTCAGTTTCATACTGGTATTCTATAGTTGCTTTATCTGAAATTGGAACTCAAATAACGTTGTCAAGTTATAAGAAAAACAGTTTGCAAGGCGATGCTGCTTTGGCTGAAATTTATAAAGATTTTGGAGTTGAAACTTTATTCAATGAAAATAATACAATCACAATTTCAAAAGAAAAAGCTCATAACCTTTTACCTTTGACCCAAAACCTAAAAGATTGTCCCGACATCGCTCAAACTATTTCGGTTACATGTTTTGGGTTAGGAATTGGATGTGATTTATTTGGATTACACACGTTAAAAATTAAAGAAACTGATCGTTTAGAAGCATTGAAAGCTGAGTTGACGAAATTAGGTGCCGAGATTTCAGTAACCAATGATTCGTTGCATTTACAACCTTCGAATTCAATCAATGAAAATATTGCAATTAAAACGTATCAAGACCATAGAATGGCAATGGCTTTTGCACCTTTAGCACTTCGTGTTCCAATAATTATTGAAGAAGCTGAAGTGGTTTCGAAATCGTATCCTGATTTTTGGAACGATTTAAAAGCAGTAGGTTTTCAAATAGAATAA
- a CDS encoding LytR/AlgR family response regulator transcription factor, protein MKAIIIDDEKRARLNLSLLVDEYCKNVEVVAECENLPEGVKAIRKHQPDLVLLDIEMPGHSGLELLDFFDENEVKFKIIFTTAYHEYALQAFKFSAVDYLLKPINPEELSNAIARIEKQKSTETNYSLLKETMKQDVLQRIAVPSGNSILFLETEDIQFIKGDGAYSEIKCVNDVKHVVSRNLKNFEDILCSNPNFVRIHKSYIVNVNFVSAYNKSDGGNLVLKNGLQLPISSDKVQTILDSIQLIKR, encoded by the coding sequence ATGAAAGCTATAATTATAGATGATGAAAAAAGAGCGCGTTTAAACCTATCGCTACTCGTTGACGAATACTGCAAAAATGTGGAAGTCGTTGCAGAATGTGAAAATTTACCAGAAGGTGTGAAAGCAATTCGTAAACACCAACCTGATTTAGTTTTATTAGATATTGAAATGCCTGGTCATAGTGGCTTGGAATTATTAGATTTTTTTGATGAAAATGAAGTGAAGTTTAAAATTATTTTCACTACGGCTTATCATGAATATGCGCTACAAGCGTTCAAATTTTCGGCGGTTGATTATTTATTAAAACCAATCAATCCAGAAGAATTATCGAATGCCATTGCTAGAATTGAAAAACAAAAATCAACAGAAACTAATTATTCGCTTTTAAAGGAAACCATGAAGCAAGATGTATTGCAACGTATTGCGGTGCCAAGTGGTAACAGCATTTTGTTTTTGGAAACCGAAGATATTCAATTCATTAAAGGAGACGGCGCTTATTCAGAAATTAAATGTGTCAATGATGTAAAACATGTGGTAAGTAGAAATTTGAAAAACTTCGAAGACATTTTATGTAGTAACCCAAATTTCGTTCGTATTCACAAATCGTATATTGTTAACGTGAACTTTGTTTCGGCTTATAACAAATCGGATGGTGGAAATTTGGTATTAAAAAATGGTTTGCAATTACCTATTTCGTCAGATAAAGTACAAACCATTTTAGATAGTATTCAATTGATCAAAAGATAA
- a CDS encoding sensor histidine kinase, whose amino-acid sequence MKYLYSISILLLTQITFGQNPYFNTIDKSQGLLTNSVYDIFQDKDNFMWFATEKGLCQFNGYTFQYFSTSDMTSKAGSCIQQDAFGRVWYENFDGYLYYVENNQLKKLNQNKSIGYFKFGIIKDQLYIINENMIDVYDLKTLLLKKEIKLNTKDSKYIFFSDETIYVFANQLIIIKNDVIQKKVEFPDGFLENFNSILVEKTKNGLLIGSKFSNYCYLFSNNQFARKELNLENTIVQNLSWCNNKNWLCTTTGIIEMDCKLGTKREFFNGTNISYIYKTKNNNYWISTLTEGLFYIEDFDTQLISSHESLTSLCFKNDQLVIGTKNDKILALEKKQFKTIFTGKDNHQMGQVFHDKISNQLYFTSSKFGVLNSALKLTKELPIAVKSVCAVDHKYIAFAASSSSGLIKTNDNSKSDWDFVYESFIQLKNHNYNNIVINAKGKSTAYDSIHKTIYFATNNGLFYVGQNGLLSELKHKNTSLNITKLSYEKGIIYACNGDLNVYQINKNIISEINFPTIIQKDNVEKTILKDRLLFIITNKYIFEHDLVTKKLKQIIHINSNIEVNDIILKNNSYFISTNRGLIIKKQEVYNRSNPIFSIENIKINNEVVTKLKLNDLSYNENNITIKYRFLSPTPFEEHELLYRINESQWQKVDILNPELVLNSLNHGSYTIEFVLNSDFKNTTKIHFKINRPFWLQFPFIFGVTLFILGCIYWLYQNNIKKIQKRNQMVLDKINLEKNVNQSKLKAIKSQMNPHFFYNALNTLQSFILSNEKRLAIDYLSKFSNLTRTILEMTEKDFISIAEEVKTLQLYLDIEKGRFDEDFSYEIQIGKNIDQESIKIPTMLLQPYLENAVKHGLLHKQGDKKVTISFEIQNNELHIGIDDNGIGRQKSSELNQIKNKNHQSFATEALQNRIALLNEYNHKNISLQIIDKHNLQNQSTGTLVAIIIPLETT is encoded by the coding sequence TTGAAATACCTTTATAGCATATCCATACTATTATTAACCCAAATTACTTTTGGGCAAAATCCGTATTTCAACACCATAGATAAATCGCAAGGATTACTAACCAATAGTGTTTACGATATTTTTCAGGATAAAGACAACTTTATGTGGTTTGCCACTGAAAAAGGTCTGTGTCAATTTAATGGTTACACTTTTCAATATTTTAGCACAAGCGATATGACTTCTAAAGCCGGTTCTTGTATTCAACAAGATGCTTTCGGAAGAGTTTGGTACGAGAACTTTGATGGTTATTTATATTATGTAGAAAACAATCAGTTGAAAAAGTTGAACCAAAACAAATCAATTGGTTACTTCAAATTCGGGATTATCAAAGACCAATTGTATATCATTAATGAAAATATGATTGATGTTTACGATTTGAAAACATTACTATTAAAAAAAGAAATAAAACTCAACACAAAAGATTCGAAATATATTTTTTTTAGTGATGAAACGATTTATGTTTTTGCTAATCAGTTGATAATTATTAAAAATGATGTAATTCAGAAAAAAGTCGAATTCCCAGACGGTTTCTTAGAAAATTTCAACTCCATTTTGGTTGAAAAAACTAAAAACGGATTATTAATTGGTTCCAAATTTTCAAACTATTGTTATCTTTTCTCTAACAACCAATTCGCTAGAAAAGAATTGAATCTAGAAAATACAATTGTTCAAAATTTAAGTTGGTGCAACAACAAAAATTGGCTTTGCACTACAACTGGAATCATAGAAATGGATTGTAAATTGGGAACAAAACGTGAATTTTTCAACGGAACTAATATTTCTTATATCTACAAAACCAAAAACAATAATTATTGGATTTCTACTTTAACCGAAGGTTTATTTTACATTGAAGATTTTGACACACAACTAATTAGTTCTCACGAAAGTTTAACTTCTTTGTGTTTTAAAAACGACCAATTGGTTATTGGAACCAAAAATGATAAGATTCTCGCTTTAGAAAAAAAACAGTTTAAAACTATTTTTACTGGAAAAGACAACCACCAAATGGGGCAAGTTTTTCATGATAAAATCTCTAACCAATTGTATTTTACTTCTTCCAAATTTGGTGTTTTAAATTCTGCGCTAAAACTAACCAAAGAATTACCCATTGCTGTTAAAAGTGTTTGCGCTGTCGACCATAAATATATCGCGTTTGCTGCTAGTAGTTCTTCCGGATTGATTAAAACAAATGACAACAGCAAAAGCGATTGGGATTTTGTTTACGAAAGTTTTATCCAATTAAAAAACCACAACTACAACAATATTGTCATCAATGCTAAAGGAAAATCTACAGCTTACGACAGTATCCATAAAACGATTTATTTTGCTACAAACAATGGTTTGTTTTATGTTGGTCAAAATGGTTTACTTTCCGAATTAAAACATAAAAACACCTCATTAAACATTACCAAACTTTCATATGAAAAAGGTATAATTTATGCTTGTAATGGTGATTTGAATGTATATCAAATTAATAAAAATATCATTTCAGAAATTAATTTTCCTACGATTATTCAAAAGGACAATGTTGAAAAAACAATTCTTAAAGACAGACTTCTTTTTATCATTACCAATAAATACATTTTTGAGCACGATTTGGTTACCAAAAAGCTAAAGCAAATTATTCACATTAATAGCAATATTGAAGTGAATGACATAATCTTGAAAAACAACAGCTATTTCATTTCGACCAATAGAGGTTTAATTATCAAAAAACAAGAAGTTTACAATCGTTCCAATCCTATTTTTAGTATTGAAAACATAAAAATAAATAATGAAGTTGTAACAAAATTGAAATTGAATGATTTGTCTTATAACGAAAATAACATTACTATTAAGTATCGTTTTTTATCGCCAACACCTTTTGAAGAACACGAATTGTTATATCGCATTAACGAATCACAATGGCAAAAAGTTGATATTTTAAATCCGGAATTAGTTTTAAACTCATTAAATCATGGAAGTTATACGATTGAGTTTGTACTAAATTCCGATTTTAAAAATACAACCAAAATTCATTTTAAAATCAATCGTCCGTTTTGGTTGCAATTTCCTTTCATTTTTGGAGTAACGCTTTTTATTTTGGGTTGCATTTATTGGTTGTACCAAAATAACATCAAGAAAATTCAAAAGCGTAATCAAATGGTTTTGGATAAAATCAACTTGGAAAAAAACGTGAATCAATCGAAGTTAAAAGCCATAAAATCGCAAATGAATCCGCATTTCTTTTACAATGCGTTAAACACGTTACAGTCATTTATTTTGTCGAACGAAAAGCGTTTGGCTATTGATTATTTGTCGAAATTTTCAAACCTAACGCGAACCATTTTAGAAATGACGGAGAAAGATTTTATTTCAATTGCCGAGGAAGTTAAAACACTACAACTGTATTTGGATATTGAAAAAGGTCGTTTTGATGAAGATTTTAGTTACGAGATACAAATAGGGAAAAATATAGACCAAGAAAGTATTAAAATTCCAACGATGTTATTGCAACCTTATCTAGAAAATGCGGTAAAACACGGATTGCTTCACAAACAAGGCGATAAAAAAGTTACGATTTCGTTCGAAATACAGAATAACGAATTGCATATAGGCATTGATGATAATGGCATTGGTCGACAAAAAAGCAGCGAATTGAATCAAATTAAAAACAAAAATCATCAATCGTTTGCTACTGAAGCGTTGCAAAACCGAATTGCTTTGCTGAACGAATACAACCATAAAAACATTTCGTTGCAAATTATTGACAAACACAATTTACAAAATCAGTCTACCGGAACATTGGTAGCCATAATAATACCATTAGAAACTACATGA
- a CDS encoding LamG-like jellyroll fold domain-containing protein, which translates to MKTKLFSFLFFLICAFSFSQITLNESFESGLPAGWSNSNYSLTTAASCSGSQSLTASLFTSGSNANLQTTSYISNGNAITFSYGYKAQSSSTGYLIARLYYEVNNTNTWTQVNTSDVFSTNCQTLSATLAAGVVPAGTPIRFRAQINFIVSGGVVYIDNVQATQAILANSSTEYNFDGTYVNTSGSNPFIPTVYTSFTSDRNGNANRALNITSNSGVSATIPGLPYGNSARTISFWAKLNMIQTPYNMTFSYGQGSMNNAIGGSFNSTTVDYFGYANNLSASSSSNASTWYHFAYVYDGTTAKIYKNGILLSSQAKSWNTLNNNDLFKLGVGVGGELNFVGAIDDLKIYNYALNDSQISSLYANNSLMGNSLVYQFNFDNSYSDVTGNKNFATAGTFALDRNGNPNSALKFTNTGTTVNLENLPVGNSSRSISIWLKMQSYWSDNYLFGYGTQSANQYYGFSLTSSQINNYAWANDLTSPTSIPLNTWKHLVVTFNSVTDVASIYLDGVLITSAVKSAWNTANNTTFNLSSGSFEGTVDDLKIYNYELSPTEISNLYNYNVLSSSDFNQNDLEVTLYPNPVRDILNIETALEIKSVEIYNIQGQKVMQSNQKQVNVSDLAAGIYLVRIEDTDNNIATKKIVIK; encoded by the coding sequence ATGAAAACAAAATTATTTTCTTTTTTATTCTTTTTAATTTGTGCTTTTTCTTTTTCACAAATTACTTTAAATGAAAGTTTTGAATCAGGTTTACCAGCAGGTTGGAGTAATTCTAATTATTCACTAACGACAGCTGCCAGTTGCTCGGGTTCTCAATCATTAACGGCTTCGTTATTTACAAGTGGCAGTAATGCCAATCTTCAAACAACAAGTTACATTTCGAATGGAAATGCAATCACATTTTCTTATGGATATAAAGCACAAAGCTCAAGTACTGGTTATTTGATTGCAAGACTATATTATGAAGTTAACAATACAAATACTTGGACTCAAGTAAATACAAGTGATGTTTTTTCTACAAATTGTCAAACTCTTTCTGCAACTTTGGCTGCAGGTGTTGTTCCAGCAGGAACTCCAATTCGTTTTAGAGCACAAATTAATTTTATTGTAAGTGGTGGTGTTGTTTATATTGATAATGTTCAGGCAACTCAAGCTATTTTAGCTAACTCTTCAACAGAATACAATTTCGACGGAACTTATGTTAATACATCAGGTTCTAATCCTTTTATTCCAACTGTTTATACTTCTTTTACATCAGATAGAAATGGAAACGCAAACAGAGCATTAAATATAACCAGCAATTCTGGAGTTTCGGCAACCATTCCAGGATTACCTTATGGGAATTCAGCAAGAACAATTTCATTTTGGGCTAAATTGAACATGATTCAAACACCTTATAATATGACTTTTTCATATGGGCAAGGTAGTATGAATAATGCAATAGGAGGGTCTTTCAATTCAACTACGGTTGATTATTTTGGCTATGCTAATAATTTAAGTGCTAGTAGTAGTAGTAATGCTTCTACATGGTATCATTTTGCTTATGTTTATGATGGTACTACAGCTAAAATTTACAAAAACGGAATACTTTTAAGTTCTCAAGCAAAATCTTGGAATACTTTGAATAATAATGATTTGTTTAAACTTGGTGTTGGAGTAGGTGGTGAATTAAATTTTGTTGGTGCGATAGATGATTTAAAGATTTATAATTATGCATTAAATGATAGTCAAATTTCAAGTTTATATGCAAATAATTCGTTGATGGGTAATTCTTTAGTGTATCAATTTAATTTTGATAATAGCTATTCAGATGTAACAGGAAATAAAAACTTTGCAACAGCAGGTACTTTCGCCCTAGATAGAAATGGAAATCCAAATTCTGCCCTAAAGTTTACAAATACGGGTACAACTGTAAATTTAGAAAATTTACCTGTAGGTAATTCTTCTCGCTCAATTTCTATTTGGTTAAAAATGCAATCTTATTGGAGTGATAATTATTTATTTGGTTATGGGACTCAATCAGCTAATCAGTATTATGGTTTTTCGTTAACATCTAGTCAAATAAACAATTATGCATGGGCTAATGACTTAACGAGTCCTACAAGTATTCCATTAAATACATGGAAGCATTTAGTAGTTACTTTTAATAGTGTAACTGATGTAGCATCGATATATCTTGATGGGGTATTGATTACAAGTGCTGTTAAATCTGCTTGGAATACTGCAAATAATACAACGTTTAATTTATCTTCAGGTTCATTTGAAGGAACTGTAGACGATTTGAAAATTTATAATTACGAATTGTCTCCAACAGAAATTTCAAATTTGTATAACTATAACGTGTTATCATCTTCAGACTTTAATCAAAATGATTTAGAAGTTACTTTGTATCCAAATCCTGTTCGCGATATTTTAAATATTGAAACAGCTTTAGAAATTAAATCAGTTGAAATTTACAACATTCAAGGGCAAAAAGTAATGCAATCAAATCAAAAACAAGTAAACGTTTCTGATTTAGCTGCTGGGATTTATTTAGTAAGAATTGAAGATACTGATAACAATATAGCTACAAAGAAAATTGTAATTAAGTAG
- the queA gene encoding tRNA preQ1(34) S-adenosylmethionine ribosyltransferase-isomerase QueA has protein sequence MKLSHFNFNLPDELLAEFPAENRDESRLMVVNRKTNTIEHKLFKDVIDYFDDGDVMVLNNTKVFPARLYGNKEKTGARIEVFLLRELNAEQRLWDVLVDPARKIRIGNKLYFGDDDSLVAEVIDNTTSRGRTLRFLYDGSYEEFREKLVELGETPIPKYINREVTPEDAERYQTIYAKEEGAVAAPTAGLHFSKHLLKRLEIKGVDFAEVTLHVGLGTFNPVEVEDLSKHKMDSEEMIITQEACDIVNAAKAKKKKVCCVGTTSMRAMESSVSSQKTLNPYTGWTNKFIYPPYDFSIADCMITNFHTPKSTLLMMISAFCGHDLMKKAYEEAIKEKYRFYSYGDAMLII, from the coding sequence ATGAAATTATCTCATTTCAATTTCAATTTACCAGATGAATTATTAGCTGAGTTTCCTGCTGAAAATCGCGATGAATCTCGTTTAATGGTAGTTAATAGAAAAACGAACACTATTGAACACAAATTGTTTAAAGACGTTATCGATTATTTTGATGATGGCGATGTAATGGTTTTAAATAATACTAAAGTTTTTCCTGCTCGTTTATATGGAAATAAAGAAAAAACAGGAGCTCGTATAGAAGTTTTCTTGTTAAGAGAATTAAACGCAGAACAACGTTTGTGGGATGTTTTAGTAGATCCAGCAAGAAAAATTCGTATTGGAAATAAATTATACTTTGGAGATGACGATTCTTTAGTTGCTGAAGTTATTGATAATACTACATCTCGTGGAAGAACATTACGTTTCTTATACGATGGTTCGTATGAAGAGTTCAGAGAAAAATTAGTAGAATTAGGAGAAACTCCAATTCCTAAATATATCAATCGTGAAGTAACTCCAGAAGATGCAGAGCGTTACCAAACTATTTATGCTAAAGAAGAAGGTGCAGTTGCTGCTCCTACTGCTGGTTTACACTTTTCTAAACACTTATTAAAACGTTTAGAAATTAAAGGTGTAGATTTTGCTGAAGTAACATTACACGTTGGTTTAGGGACTTTTAATCCAGTAGAAGTAGAAGATTTATCAAAGCACAAAATGGATTCTGAGGAAATGATTATTACTCAAGAAGCTTGTGATATTGTAAATGCTGCTAAAGCGAAAAAGAAAAAAGTTTGTTGTGTAGGAACTACTTCAATGAGAGCGATGGAAAGTTCGGTTTCTTCTCAAAAAACATTAAATCCTTACACAGGTTGGACTAATAAATTTATTTATCCTCCTTATGATTTTAGTATTGCAGATTGCATGATTACTAATTTTCATACTCCAAAATCAACTTTATTAATGATGATTTCCGCATTTTGTGGTCATGATTTAATGAAGAAAGCTTATGAAGAAGCAATCAAAGAAAAATATCGTTTTTACTCTTATGGAGATGCGATGTTAATCATATAA
- the kynU gene encoding kynureninase: MIFENTREFAQSLDAQDELRKYRDEFYFPQVNGKQVIYFTGNSLGLQPKRTKSYVDEVMSDWANLAVEGHFYADKPWWDYQERFAGPLSEIVGAKPAEVGVMNTLTVNLHLLMVSFYNPTPQKYKIICEEKAFPSDQYMFQSQVKFHGYDPKDAIVEIKRREGEVNIRLEDILAKIDEVGNELALVLIGGVNYYTGQVFDMKTITAAGQKHGAYVGWDLAHAAGNIKLELHDWNVDFAAWCSYKYMNSGPGNASGFFVHEKHHNDKELNRFAGWYGHNKERRFKMEPDFDPVHGADGWQVSNLPILSLAPYLASVEMFAEVGMDKLIAKRNHITAYLEFVLHEIDKELEGAEFEILTPANQEERGCQLSVYLHGQGRDLFEKLMKNGVITDWREPNVIRLAPAPFYCSFEDMYDFGQILKNLIVN, translated from the coding sequence ATGATTTTTGAAAATACCCGCGAATTCGCACAAAGTTTAGACGCTCAAGATGAATTAAGAAAATATAGAGATGAGTTTTATTTTCCTCAAGTAAATGGAAAACAGGTAATTTATTTTACTGGAAATTCATTAGGATTACAGCCAAAAAGAACTAAATCTTATGTAGATGAAGTAATGTCTGATTGGGCAAATTTAGCTGTTGAAGGTCATTTTTATGCAGATAAACCTTGGTGGGATTATCAAGAACGTTTCGCCGGACCTTTGAGCGAAATTGTTGGTGCAAAACCTGCTGAAGTAGGAGTTATGAACACATTAACGGTGAACTTACATTTGTTAATGGTTTCATTTTATAATCCTACACCTCAAAAATATAAAATCATTTGTGAAGAAAAAGCATTTCCAAGTGATCAGTACATGTTTCAAAGTCAAGTGAAGTTTCATGGTTATGATCCAAAAGATGCAATTGTTGAAATTAAGCGTAGAGAAGGAGAAGTAAATATTCGTTTAGAAGATATTTTGGCAAAAATTGATGAGGTTGGAAATGAATTGGCTTTGGTTTTAATAGGTGGTGTAAATTACTATACTGGTCAAGTTTTCGATATGAAAACCATTACTGCTGCTGGACAAAAACACGGAGCTTATGTAGGTTGGGATTTAGCACACGCTGCTGGAAATATTAAATTAGAACTTCACGATTGGAATGTAGATTTCGCTGCTTGGTGTAGTTATAAATATATGAATTCAGGACCAGGAAATGCATCCGGATTCTTTGTTCATGAAAAGCACCATAATGATAAAGAATTAAATCGTTTTGCAGGTTGGTACGGGCATAACAAAGAGCGTCGTTTTAAGATGGAACCTGATTTTGACCCGGTTCATGGAGCGGATGGTTGGCAAGTAAGTAATTTACCAATATTGTCTTTAGCGCCATATTTAGCTTCTGTTGAAATGTTTGCTGAGGTTGGTATGGATAAATTAATTGCTAAAAGAAATCATATTACCGCTTATTTAGAATTTGTGCTACACGAAATTGATAAAGAACTTGAAGGTGCTGAATTCGAAATTCTTACTCCAGCGAATCAAGAAGAAAGAGGTTGTCAATTATCTGTTTATCTACACGGACAAGGAAGAGATTTGTTTGAAAAATTGATGAAAAATGGTGTAATTACAGATTGGAGAGAGCCAAATGTAATTCGATTAGCACCAGCTCCTTTTTATTGTTCGTTTGAAGATATGTATGATTTTGGTCAAATTTTAAAAAATCTTATCGTTAATTAA